A region from the Halomonas piscis genome encodes:
- a CDS encoding cytochrome D1 domain-containing protein, which yields MKRLCHALAPLVLMAASPALALGADDTAELYQTHCASCHGEARLGGIGPALLPGNLSRLKPDAAVDVIANSRPASQMPAFGETLDEGDIEALARWLYRPPETEPRWGEAEIGESHRVFHPDGSLPDTPLFDADPLNLFIVVETGDHHASLLDGDSFERIHRFETRYALHGGPKYTPDGRYVFFGSRDGWITKYDLYNLEVVAEVRAGINMRNIAVSADGRYVMAANYLPHSLALFDAHNLDLMKVYPVENAAGESSRVSAVYAAPPRGSFIAALKDIKEVWEIPWPLPTEPVVSTGHMKTPLAPSRDPSRESFKVRRIAVPDYLDDFFFDPGYEHVIGASRGGQGGMVVNLDSGEKVADLPLEGMPHLGSGITWKQGGRRVMALPHLSRAEVSIIDMESWERIKTLETDGPGFFMRSHENSPYAWVDVFFGPNRDRVHVIDKQSLEIVETLTPEPGKTAAHVEFDRDGKKLLLSIWEDDGAVIVYDGDSLEELRRIPMSKPSGKYNVWNKTRYEEGTSH from the coding sequence ATGAAACGACTCTGCCACGCGCTTGCCCCGCTGGTGCTGATGGCCGCTAGCCCAGCGTTGGCGCTGGGCGCAGACGACACCGCCGAGCTCTATCAGACTCACTGCGCCAGCTGCCACGGCGAGGCCAGGCTTGGCGGCATTGGCCCGGCGCTATTGCCGGGGAATCTGTCCCGGCTCAAGCCCGATGCCGCGGTAGACGTCATCGCCAACAGCCGCCCGGCAAGCCAGATGCCCGCCTTCGGCGAAACGCTCGACGAAGGGGATATCGAGGCGCTTGCCCGGTGGCTCTATCGCCCGCCGGAGACCGAGCCGCGCTGGGGCGAGGCGGAGATTGGCGAGAGCCACCGGGTATTTCATCCCGACGGCAGCCTGCCCGACACGCCGCTTTTTGACGCCGACCCGCTCAATCTCTTTATCGTGGTGGAAACCGGCGACCACCACGCCAGCCTGCTCGACGGCGACAGCTTCGAGCGCATCCACCGCTTCGAAACCCGCTACGCGCTCCACGGCGGGCCCAAGTACACCCCGGACGGGCGCTACGTGTTCTTCGGCTCCCGGGACGGCTGGATCACCAAGTACGACCTCTACAACCTTGAGGTGGTGGCCGAGGTGCGTGCGGGCATCAACATGCGCAACATCGCCGTCTCCGCCGACGGCCGCTACGTCATGGCAGCCAACTATCTGCCCCACAGCCTGGCGCTGTTCGACGCCCATAATCTCGACCTGATGAAGGTCTACCCGGTGGAAAACGCGGCGGGCGAAAGCTCACGGGTCAGCGCGGTATACGCCGCCCCGCCCCGAGGGAGCTTTATCGCCGCGCTCAAGGATATAAAAGAGGTCTGGGAAATCCCCTGGCCGCTGCCCACCGAGCCGGTGGTATCCACCGGCCACATGAAAACCCCGCTGGCGCCGAGCCGGGATCCGTCGCGGGAGAGCTTCAAGGTGCGCCGCATCGCGGTGCCGGACTACCTCGACGACTTCTTTTTCGACCCGGGCTATGAGCACGTCATCGGCGCCTCCCGGGGCGGGCAGGGCGGCATGGTGGTCAATCTGGACAGCGGGGAAAAGGTGGCCGACTTGCCGCTGGAAGGCATGCCGCACCTGGGGTCGGGTATTACCTGGAAGCAGGGCGGCCGGCGGGTGATGGCGCTGCCGCATCTGAGCCGGGCCGAGGTGTCGATCATCGACATGGAAAGCTGGGAGCGGATCAAGACCCTGGAAACCGACGGCCCGGGCTTTTTCATGCGCAGCCACGAAAATTCGCCCTACGCTTGGGTGGACGTGTTCTTTGGCCCCAACCGCGATCGGGTGCACGTCATCGACAAGCAGAGCCTTGAGATCGTCGAAACGCTTACGCCGGAGCCGGGCAAGACCGCGGCCCACGTGGAGTTTGACCGCGACGGCAAGAAGCTTTTGCTGAGCATCTGGGAGGACGACGGCGCGGTGATCGTCTACGACGGCGACAGCCTGGAGGAGCTTCGGCGCATTCCCATGAGCAAGCCCTCGGGCAAGTACAATGTGTGGAACAAGACGCGCTACGAAGAAGGCACCAGCCACTGA
- the cobA gene encoding uroporphyrinogen-III C-methyltransferase, whose protein sequence is MSLHRVVYDVAGAALAPGEVAIVGAGPGDPGLLTLKALALIEQADCLVFDRLVSAEVLALAGANVERFYVGKASRCHALSQDETNALLVRLARENRRVVRLKGGDPYIFGRGGEEAETLVANGIGFHAVPGITSAQGCAAYAGFPLTHRDYAQSVTFVTGHCKSDGELALDWQALATPRHTSVFYMGLSNAALISRELMAAGLSASHPVALVERGTTPAQRRVITCLGEMTRVIERERLTPPTMMVVGEVVALANTLMPAQVEAPVPAALPALASAYREKVAL, encoded by the coding sequence ATGTCGCTACATCGCGTTGTGTATGACGTGGCCGGGGCAGCGCTTGCCCCCGGCGAAGTGGCCATCGTCGGCGCCGGCCCGGGGGACCCGGGGCTGTTGACGCTCAAGGCGCTGGCGCTGATCGAGCAGGCCGACTGCCTGGTGTTCGACCGCTTGGTGTCCGCCGAAGTGCTGGCGCTGGCCGGTGCCAACGTGGAGCGCTTTTACGTGGGCAAGGCCTCGCGCTGCCACGCCCTGAGCCAGGACGAGACCAACGCCCTGCTGGTGCGCCTTGCCCGGGAAAACCGGCGCGTGGTGAGGCTCAAGGGCGGCGACCCTTACATTTTCGGCCGCGGCGGCGAGGAGGCCGAAACGCTGGTGGCAAACGGCATCGGCTTTCACGCCGTGCCGGGGATCACCTCGGCCCAGGGATGCGCGGCCTACGCCGGTTTTCCGCTCACCCACCGCGACTACGCCCAGAGCGTGACCTTCGTTACCGGCCACTGCAAAAGCGACGGCGAGCTGGCGCTGGACTGGCAGGCGCTGGCGACCCCGCGCCACACCTCGGTGTTTTACATGGGGCTGTCCAACGCCGCGCTGATCAGCCGCGAGCTCATGGCCGCCGGGCTTTCGGCCTCCCACCCGGTGGCGCTGGTGGAACGCGGCACCACGCCCGCGCAGCGCCGAGTCATCACCTGCCTTGGCGAGATGACGCGCGTCATCGAGCGCGAGCGGCTGACCCCGCCCACCATGATGGTGGTGGGCGAAGTCGTGGCCCTGGCCAATACGCTGATGCCGGCCCAGGTCGAGGCGCCCGTTCCCGCCGCACTCCCCGCGCTGGCATCTGCCTACCGGGAGAAAGTCGCGCTATGA
- the nirJ gene encoding heme d1 biosynthesis radical SAM protein NirJ: MFRVTRYIQSLMAPAPVPPVRKPKGPVVIWNLIRRCNLTCKHCYTTSADIDFAGELDTAEAHAVLDDLKAFHVPALILSGGEPLMRPDIFELSRRARELGIYTGLSTNGTLITEDNIDEIAEVGYDYVGISIDGLEATHDAIRQRKGAFRESMHAVKLCKERGIKVGLRFTLTRENADQLGDILELIDYHDVDKFYLSHLNYGGRGRRHSKNDAWHEMTRAAMTQLFDHCRDELARGVVREYVTGNNDADGPFLLMWAREHFPDQVPALTERLTNWGGNASGEHIANIDNLGNVHPDTFWWDHHLGNVRDRPFSEIWRDTRDPLMLGFRQRPRPVKGRCGECQYLPICNGNTRVRAWKVTGDPWEEDPGCYLTNAEIGLAEAPDRKLHAPFAPIQAVEIF; encoded by the coding sequence ATGTTTCGTGTAACACGCTATATCCAGTCGCTGATGGCGCCGGCTCCGGTGCCGCCGGTGCGCAAGCCCAAGGGGCCGGTGGTGATCTGGAACCTGATTCGCCGCTGCAACCTGACCTGCAAGCACTGCTACACCACCTCGGCGGATATCGACTTCGCCGGGGAGCTCGATACCGCCGAGGCGCACGCGGTGCTCGACGATCTCAAGGCGTTTCACGTCCCGGCGCTGATTCTCTCCGGCGGCGAGCCCCTGATGCGCCCGGATATTTTCGAACTTTCCCGCCGGGCGCGCGAGCTTGGCATCTACACGGGGCTTTCCACCAACGGCACGCTGATTACCGAAGACAACATCGACGAGATTGCCGAGGTGGGCTATGACTACGTGGGCATCAGCATCGACGGTCTGGAAGCCACCCACGACGCGATTCGCCAGCGAAAGGGGGCGTTTCGCGAGTCCATGCACGCGGTCAAGCTGTGCAAGGAGCGCGGCATCAAGGTGGGGCTGCGCTTTACCCTGACCCGGGAAAATGCCGACCAGCTGGGCGATATCCTCGAGCTGATCGACTACCACGACGTCGACAAGTTCTATCTTTCCCACCTCAACTACGGCGGGCGCGGCCGGCGCCACAGCAAGAACGACGCCTGGCACGAAATGACCCGGGCGGCGATGACCCAGCTGTTCGATCACTGCCGCGACGAGCTTGCCCGCGGCGTGGTGCGCGAATACGTTACCGGCAACAACGACGCCGACGGCCCGTTTCTGCTCATGTGGGCCCGGGAGCACTTTCCCGACCAGGTGCCGGCGCTGACCGAGCGGTTGACCAACTGGGGCGGCAACGCCTCCGGCGAACACATCGCCAACATCGACAACCTCGGCAACGTCCACCCGGACACTTTCTGGTGGGATCACCACCTGGGCAACGTGCGCGACCGTCCGTTCTCCGAGATCTGGCGCGACACTCGGGATCCGCTGATGCTTGGTTTTCGCCAGCGGCCGCGCCCGGTCAAGGGGCGCTGCGGCGAATGCCAGTATCTGCCCATCTGCAACGGCAATACCCGGGTGCGGGCATGGAAGGTCACCGGCGACCCCTGGGAAGAGGATCCCGGCTGCTATCTCACCAACGCCGAAATCGGCCTGGCAGAGGCGCCGGACCGGAAGCTTCACGCGCCCTTTGCCCCGATCCAGGCCGTGGAAATCTTTTAG
- the ahbB gene encoding siroheme decarboxylase subunit beta: MCDSICRSEPDSVAAMPAFAPDAVDRAIVLATQAGLPLYPDPWRAVGEQVGLSGAEVLSRMQAMHRAGVIRRVAAVPNHYRLGYVANGMSVWDVDDDDIDRLGREVAGVEGVSHCYRRPRHLPHWPYNLFAMLHGKTRDEVEHQAEALRLRLGSACRGYRILYSSRILKKTGLRLAGAGKS; encoded by the coding sequence ATGTGCGACTCCATCTGCCGGTCTGAGCCGGACAGCGTAGCGGCCATGCCGGCCTTTGCCCCGGACGCCGTGGACCGCGCCATTGTGCTGGCCACCCAGGCGGGGCTGCCGCTTTACCCCGACCCCTGGCGCGCCGTGGGCGAGCAGGTGGGCCTGAGCGGCGCCGAGGTGCTTTCCCGCATGCAGGCCATGCACAGGGCCGGAGTGATCCGCCGGGTGGCCGCGGTGCCCAACCACTACCGGCTGGGCTACGTGGCCAACGGCATGAGCGTATGGGACGTGGACGACGACGACATCGACCGCCTGGGCCGGGAAGTCGCCGGCGTAGAGGGCGTCAGCCACTGCTACCGCCGGCCGCGGCATCTGCCGCACTGGCCGTACAACCTCTTTGCCATGCTCCACGGCAAGACCCGTGACGAGGTGGAGCACCAGGCCGAGGCCCTGCGCCTGCGGCTGGGCAGCGCCTGCCGCGGCTATCGCATTCTGTACAGCTCGCGAATTCTGAAAAAGACCGGCCTGCGCCTGGCGGGCGCGGGCAAATCATAA
- a CDS encoding Lrp/AsnC family transcriptional regulator: protein MTAARTAASQAPVALDATDRAIINRLQDGLPLAERPFARVAEELGIGEGRLLYRLEQLRDSGVLSRFGPMYHAERLGGGLTLAALRVPEDDYERVTRAVNAFPEVAHNYRREHALNMWFVLATETPKRIAEVIAEIEAATGLAVYNMPKEEEFHVRLHLPV, encoded by the coding sequence ATGACCGCCGCCAGAACCGCTGCCAGTCAGGCGCCGGTGGCGCTTGACGCCACCGACCGCGCGATCATCAACCGTCTGCAGGACGGCCTGCCGCTGGCCGAGCGGCCCTTTGCCCGAGTCGCCGAGGAGCTTGGCATTGGCGAAGGTCGGCTTCTGTATCGGCTGGAACAGCTGCGCGATAGCGGCGTGCTCAGCCGCTTCGGCCCCATGTATCACGCCGAGCGGCTGGGCGGCGGGCTGACCCTCGCCGCGCTCCGGGTGCCCGAGGACGACTACGAGCGCGTGACCCGGGCGGTCAACGCCTTCCCCGAGGTGGCCCACAACTATCGCCGGGAGCACGCGCTGAACATGTGGTTTGTGCTCGCCACCGAGACGCCCAAACGCATTGCCGAGGTGATCGCCGAGATCGAAGCCGCCACGGGCCTTGCCGTCTACAACATGCCCAAGGAGGAGGAGTTTCATGTGCGACTCCATCTGCCGGTCTGA
- the ahbB gene encoding siroheme decarboxylase subunit beta: MSRTDAERRLRGLLEKGLPLTPRPWQTLAAQAGMSEDEALACARRWQDDGLIKRMGLVVRHRRLGMAANAMVVWDIADKRVSEVGRALAAEPAVTLCYRRPRRLPDWPYNLFCMIHGVRRERVLAELRAIIERQALANTAHQVLFSQHAYRQHGARYTREETT, translated from the coding sequence ATGAGCCGGACTGACGCCGAGCGGCGGCTGCGCGGCCTGCTGGAGAAAGGCCTGCCGCTGACGCCGCGCCCCTGGCAGACGCTCGCCGCTCAGGCGGGCATGAGCGAAGACGAGGCGCTGGCCTGCGCCCGGCGCTGGCAGGACGACGGGCTGATCAAGCGCATGGGCCTGGTGGTGCGCCACCGCCGGCTGGGCATGGCGGCCAACGCCATGGTGGTGTGGGACATTGCCGACAAGCGCGTGAGCGAGGTGGGCCGGGCTCTTGCCGCCGAGCCCGCGGTAACGCTTTGCTACCGCCGCCCGCGCCGCCTGCCGGACTGGCCCTACAACCTGTTTTGCATGATTCACGGCGTGCGCCGGGAGCGCGTGCTGGCCGAGCTTCGCGCCATCATCGAGCGTCAGGCGCTGGCGAATACCGCCCATCAGGTGCTGTTCAGCCAACACGCCTACCGCCAGCATGGCGCCCGCTACACCCGGGAGGAAACCACATGA
- a CDS encoding Lrp/AsnC family transcriptional regulator, translating into MPNQMHAQRRRPGPGKLDPGELDALDRRLLDTYQRGLPVVAEPYRALAERLHTTEDEILNRLARLHALGVISRAGPVFDHARAGASLLAAVAANDDERDAVAAKINRAPGVNHNYLRDAARGFNLWFVMTAPDEAELEARLEALEQRLGRAVLRLPMLESFHIDLAFPLPWDELDRHAVAEGA; encoded by the coding sequence ATGCCGAATCAAATGCACGCTCAGAGGCGCCGTCCCGGTCCGGGCAAGCTTGATCCGGGCGAGCTCGACGCCCTGGATCGCCGCCTGCTGGATACCTATCAGCGCGGCCTGCCCGTGGTAGCCGAGCCTTACCGTGCGCTAGCCGAGCGCCTGCACACCACGGAAGACGAGATTCTAAACCGCCTTGCGCGGCTGCACGCCCTGGGCGTGATCAGCCGGGCGGGGCCGGTATTCGACCACGCCCGAGCCGGCGCCAGCCTGCTCGCGGCGGTGGCCGCCAATGACGACGAACGCGACGCCGTGGCCGCGAAGATCAACCGCGCGCCCGGCGTCAACCACAACTATCTGCGCGACGCCGCCCGGGGGTTCAATCTCTGGTTCGTGATGACCGCGCCCGACGAGGCCGAGCTCGAGGCCCGCCTCGAGGCGCTCGAGCAGCGTCTCGGGCGCGCGGTTTTGCGCCTGCCCATGCTGGAAAGCTTTCATATCGACCTGGCCTTTCCGCTGCCCTGGGATGAGCTTGACCGTCACGCCGTCGCGGAGGGCGCATGA